DNA from Leucobacter aridicollis:
TGCTCACGCACCCGGAGATCGCGGATGCCGCGGTCATCGGTGTCACCGTCGAAGACGGCGAGGAGGTGCCCAAGGCGTTTGTCGTGCGGGCCGAGGGGAGTGCGCTCGCGGAGTCAGACGTAATGGAGTTCGTCACCGAGCGCGTCGCGCCATACAAGAAGGTGCGACGTGTCGAGTTCATCGATACCGTGCCGAAGTCGAGCGCTGGAAAGATCCTGCGCAAGGACCTGCGTGAGCGCGAGCGGAGTCTCGCGGGCTAGCGCCAGCGGCTGGCCGGTGGGTGGCGGCCGGCGGGTGGCGCGCACGCGTGTCGCCCACCGGCCGCGATTTGGCCCTACTCCGCGTCGCCCGGCCGGGCCGCGGCCATTCGCTTCGCGAATGCGATGAGGCCCGGTAGCTCGTCCTCGCCAACGAGCGGGCCGAACACGCGCTCGAGGTCCGCGAAGTGCATGGCGCGCGCGCTCGAGATGAGCTCAGCCCCCACCGGAGTGAGCGACACCTCGACCGCTCT
Protein-coding regions in this window:
- a CDS encoding MarR family winged helix-turn-helix transcriptional regulator, which gives rise to RLSRHLLYSSGSASHLVDRLVQLGYVQRSRTEADGRAVEVSLTPVGAELISSARAMHFADLERVFGPLVGEDELPGLIAFAKRMAAARPGDAE